TCCTCCACGATCACCGGCGTAGCGTGCACGGGCTCCAGCACGCCGCCAACCTGGGCGGAGGCAGAGAGATGCACCCGCCTGCCGATCTGTGCGCAGCTTCCCACCAGGGCGTGAGAGTCGATCATGGTCTCCGCGTCGACGTACGCCCCCACGTTCACGTACATCGGGGGCATGCAGACCACCCCAGGCGCTATATACGCCCCGGTCCGGATTGCCGAGCCGCCCGGCACGAGCCGCACGTTGTCGGCCTTGCGGAGCGGCTTGACTGGAAACGTGTTCTTGTCGTAGAATGGGAACCGGTCGGTTGAGTAGTCGACGGTGCGGCCGATCTGAAAGCCCAAGAGAATGCCTTCCTTGACCCATTCGTTGGCGTGCCAGGCACCGTCGTCGGCGGGGGTGGCGGCACGCACCTCGCCGGCGTTGAGGGCCTGCACGAGGTCGGCCACGGCGTCGCCGGCGGCGCCCCGGTCGACACCCGAGGACTCTTTGGACTGAGCCACCAGCGATTCGATTCGATCTTGTAAGTCGGTCATGCGTCGGAAACCAGTGTGTAGACAGACGGTGAGAACGAGCAGTCCTCGTTGCGCGCATTCACCATGAAGCTCCGAAGTGATAGACACATTGTAAACCCGGGCCCCGTAGCATTTTCTATGCAAAATGCCCTCTATCCCCCGGTGGCGGGGGCTGTGTGCTCGTGTCTCCCCAATTTGCCCATTGCCCATGAAACGATCGCTCGTATTTGCGGCCCTTCTTCTCTGTGCCAGTCTCACCTCGTGCCAGTGCTCCAA
This portion of the Salinibacter grassmerensis genome encodes:
- a CDS encoding 2,3,4,5-tetrahydropyridine-2,6-dicarboxylate N-succinyltransferase, whose amino-acid sequence is MTDLQDRIESLVAQSKESSGVDRGAAGDAVADLVQALNAGEVRAATPADDGAWHANEWVKEGILLGFQIGRTVDYSTDRFPFYDKNTFPVKPLRKADNVRLVPGGSAIRTGAYIAPGVVCMPPMYVNVGAYVDAETMIDSHALVGSCAQIGRRVHLSASAQVGGVLEPVHATPVIVEDDVFVGGNAGLYEGCIVRTGAVLAAGVTLTSSTRLYDLVEETVHTASDDEPLVVPENAVVVPGARSVDSAFGEEHGLSLSTPVIVKYRDADTDAATVLEDALR